ACCCATCGCCATAAGACGCATATAGGCCGCACTGTCGAGCAAATGCAGGCGCAGCGGGTTAGCTTCATCCATGCCGGATGTCATCTGATCGATAAACCACAATCCAACAGGCTCTGCTTCGACCCAGAAAAACCATACGAGGAAGCCGCCAAGTACAGCGCCCCAATTGTTGCCCGAACCGCCAATGATCACCATTGCCCAGATCAGGAAGGTGAAGCGCAACGGATTATAGGTTCCCGGCGTGAATTGACCATCAAGGGTCGTGAGCATGGCGCCCGCAATGCCAACCACGGCTGACCCCAGAACAAACACCTGCAGGTGTCGCCCCTTGACGTCCTTGCCCATGGCTTCAGCCGCGGTCTCATTGTCACGGATAGCCCGCATCATGCGGCCCCATGGAGACCGAAGCGCGGTTTCGCACAGAAACAAGAGGATGAGGAGAACGATGGCAAACAGGCCGGTATAAGCCAGCTTCACAACGATAGAGGACAGTTCGACCGCGCTCATTTCGAAATAGGCAGCCCATGATTGGAACACGGGCGATTGCTGTATTTCTACCTCGTAGGGAACAGGATAGGGGCGCGGCAGGCCAGTAACGTTTTTCACGCCCCGCGTCAGCCAGTCCTCGTTCTTCAGGACAGCAATGATGATTTCAGAGATGCCGAGCGTTGCAATCGCCAGATAGTCCGAGCGCAGGCCCAGCGAAACCTTGCCAATAAGCCAGGCCGCACCGCCAGCGAAAAGGCCACCGACAAGCCAAGAGACTATGATGGGGAGCCCAAGGCCGCCAAGATATCCGGTCGCGGCGGAATCGATGCTCTCGATCGCTTCGACAGCAGGGTCGAAGAAGTAGCGCGCGCCGAAGTACCCGCAAACGGCGATGATCGTCACCAGAACGCTTCGCCGTCGCCCTTTCATCGTTTTGTACACCCACACGATCAGGGCGATGGTCACGGCAACAACAGCGATTGCAACCATTATTCCGGGTCCGCCAACAGCTATGGTTGCCGAAACGGGCTCCATGGAAACCAGCACCGCGGCAACTCCGCCAAAGGCTGCAAATCCCATGATTCCAACGTTCAAGAGGCCCGCATAGCCCCACTGAATGTTGACGCCCAGCGCCATGATGGCGGAGATCAGGCAAAGGTTGAGAATGGCAAGCGCAAGCGACGGGCTCTGGACCACGCCGACAGTGACAAGCAATATGGCCATAAGGGCAAAGAGCGACGAAATTCGGATGCTGTTGCTCATACCGATTGCCCCCTGAAGATGCCGGTTGGACGCACCAGAAGAACCACCACGAGAATGACGAATGACACCGCGAATTTGTACTCGGTGGACAGCAACTGCACCAGGCCGTCGGGCACATAATCACCCGGTGTGAGATAGGTGAGAACTCTCTTGTAGGCGAAGGTGACCGTGATCTCCGAGAACGCAATGACGAAGCCACCGGCAACAGCGCCAATCGGGCTTCCCAGCCCGCCAACAATCGCTGACGCGAAGATCGGCAAAAGCAATTGCAGATAGATGAATGGCTTGAACGTCTTGTCCAGACCATACATGGTGCCCGCAATCGTCGCCAGCGCTGCAGCCAATGTCCATGCAATCAGGACGACCCGCTCAGGGTTGACACCGGACAGCAGAGCCAGGTCCTCATTGTCGGAATAGGCGCGCATGGATTTGCCGGCGCGTGTCCGGTTGAGAAACCAGAACAGCGCGGCAACACAGATCAGCGTTACCACGACAGTGATGCCCTGTGTCGTGCGCAGTGCGATACCTTCGTCCAGGCCCGACCATTCCCTGAATTCACGTGCCGTGAAGATGAAGCGGGCGCCATCTCCCATATTGCGGTCGTCCGGCCCGATGATGAAGCGGATGAGCCCGCTGTAGAAAAACATCACGGCAAGCGACACGATCAGAAAAATGACTGGCGGTGATTTCTTGGCGCGATGGAACCGGTACACGATGCGGTCGGTTCCCAGCGCCAGCAAGACAGTACCCAGTATGCCAAACGGCAATGCCAACAGCTCAGTGGGCAAAAAGCCCAGCGAAATGCCTTGTGCCTGCAAAAACCACGTCACCAGGATGACCGTCATGGTGCCAAACGCCATCATTTCGCCATGGGCGAAATTTGAGAACCGCAAGATGCCGTAGATCAGCGTCACACCCAGAGCACCAAGCGCAAGCTGTGAGCCGTAAGCAAGCGCCGGAATGACGAGAAAGTTGGACAGCAACGCCAGAGCGTTCAAGATTTCCATATCAATCAACCACCCAGAAACGCTTTGCGAACATCAGGGTCATTCAGCAGCGCTTCACCCGTGTTCGTGTAGAGATTTGCCCCCTGAGCAAGCACATAGCCCTTGTCGGCAATGTTCAGCGCCTGTTTGGCGTTCTGTTCGACCATCAGAATGGCAATACCGCTGCGCGCAATCTCGATGATCCGGTCAAAAAGCTCGTCCATCACGATCGGTGAAACACCGGCTGTGGGTTCGTCGAGCATCAGCACTTTTGGCTGTGTCATCAACGCGCGCCCGACCGCAACCTGCTGACGTTGGCCACCGGACAATTCACCGGCGGGCTGGTTCCGTTTTTCCTTCAGGATCGGGAAAAGGTCAAAAACCTGGGCCATCGTATCGCGGGCATCATCGGTGCGGATGAATGCGCCCATCTCGAGATTTTCCTCGACAGACATCGAGCGGAAGACGTTGTTGTTCTGCGGCACAAATCCCATGCCCTTTTGCACGCGCGCTTGCGGGCTCAAAGATGTGATGTCTTCGCCCTCCATTGTCACCTTGCCGGCGCGCAGATCAAGCATCCCGAAAACGGCCTTCATTGCGGTGGACTTTCCGGCGCCGTTGGGACCCACGACAACAGCAATTTCACCGCGCTCAACGCCGATCGTGCAATTGTGCAGAATATCGGCTGCCCCATAGCCGCCGGTCATGTCTTTTCCCAGCAAGAAGCTCATTGCACTGCGGCTTTCGCTGGTTTGTTTTTGAGCCCCGTGCCCAGATAGGCTTCGATGACCTCTTCATTTTTCTTGATGTCTTCGGCAGTGCCTTCCGCCAGAACGGTGCCTTCGGCCATGCAGATAACCGGGTCGCAAAGCCGCGAGATGAAGTCCATGTCGTGTTCGATCATGCAAAATGTATAGCCGCGCTCTCGATTGAGGCGCAGAATCGCATCGCCGATCGTGCCAAGCAGCGTGCGGTTCACGCCTGCGCCAACTTCATCCAGAAAAACGATTTTCGCGTCCACCATCATGGTGCGGCCAAGCTCGAGCAGCTTCTTCTGTCCTCCAGACAGATTGCCCGCGAGTTCATCGGCAACATGGGAAATCTCCAAAAACTCGATGACTTCCTCGGCCTTGGCGCGGTTTTTTTCTTCTTCGCGTCGGACCAGGCCTGGCTGTGTCCAGGCTTTGAAAAGTGTTTCACCTGACTGGTGCGGTGGCACCATCATTAGGTTCTCGCGCACGGTCAGCGTCGAAAACTCATGGGCGATCTGAAATGTTCGAAGCACGCCTTGTGCAAAAAGCTCATGTGGGGAGAGCCCGGTTATGTCCTTGCCATCGAGCAGAACGCGCCCGGAAGTGGGGCGGTAGTGCCCTGCAATCACATTGAACAATGTTGTCTTGCCCGCGCCATTTGGGCCGATCAAGCCGGTGATCGAACCGGTTCTGATCGTCAGAGATGCATTGTCAACCGCACGGATGCCGCCAAAATTCTTGTGCAGATTTTCAACTACAATCAACAGTTCACTCTCAATCTTGGAGCTGACAATACAAAAACTGCCCGGATTGAAATCCGGGCAGTTCGAGTTCTGGAAGCGATTAGCGGAACTTCGCTGTCGTGATCTTGCCACCGTCCACAAGGATTTCGCGGAACGAGCCGGCGCTTTCACCGGCGCCGATCAGCTCGACATTTGTTGCGCCAACATAGTCGATGTCCTTGCCTTCAGCCAAAAGCTCGAGAGCCTTGCCAAGTTCACCCGGCAGGATTTTCTCGCCTGGTGCGTTGGCAACGTCCATGACTTTGGACTTGAAATCGGCGCTGTTAGAAGAACCGGCAGCCTGCATGGCGAGCATGATCAAAGCCGCGGCGTCATAAGATTCACCGACATAGGCATCGATCTTGATGCCTGCGCCTTCTGCCATCTTGTTGAACATGGCCGCGCCTTCACTGTCGGTGCCTGCGATCGTGCCGTAGGAGCCGTTCAGGCCATCGCCGATCGATGCCGGCAGGGAATCGCCCACCATGCCGTCGGGAAGAACGAAGGTTTCAAAAGCACCCGAGTCGAGTGCCGCCTGAATGATGCCCTTGCCGCCCTGATCAAGGTAGCCGGCAACGATCAAGACATCTCCGCCAGCCTGAGCCAAAGCGCCGACTTCAGCGGAGTAATCGCCTTTTCCATCTTCATGAGAAGAATCGATGGTGATCTTGATGCCGGCTGCCTCAGCATTGGTTTTGATGCTCTCAGCCAGACCCTTGCCGTAGTCGTTGTTTGTGTAGGTCAACGCGACCGATGTGACACCCTTTTCCTTCAGCACGTCTGCAAGCACCTGGCCCTGGCGGGCGTCGGACGGCGCTGTGCGGAAGAACAAGCCGTCATCTTCCGCATCCGAAAGAGCAGGGGATGTTGCAGATGGGGAGATCATCACGATGCCATTTGGCCGCGCAACGTTCTGCAGGATGGCGCCGGTCACACCGGAACAGTCAGCGCCAAAAATCGCGCTCACATTGTCGGATGTGATCAGACGTTCGGCAGCTGCAGAGGCGGCTGCAGCGTCAACACAAGTCGAGTCGCCACGCACAGGCGTCACAGTCGAACCGCCAAGGAATTTTCCGCTGTCGGAGACTTCCTTCATGGCCAATTCGCCACTTGCGCCCATGCCTGGCGTCAAGGATTCGATAGGTCCGGTGAAACCAAGGATGACGCCGATTTTGACGTCCTCAGCGGAAGCAGCACTTGCCATAAGGACCGCTGTCAGCGCTGTTGTGATTAGAAGGTTTTTCACTCTCATACTCCTCAATAGGGCAAAAATTCGTCCCAATTTGAACTGATATCCGCCGCACGGGTTTCAGCATAGCGGGAATTTTGCACGCGTCGATTTTTTTTTCAAATCACCGTCCGGCCAAGGCAATGAGCAAGCCCTTCGGAGAGTTTCATTCAGGCATCAGAAAAAGGGGAGTAGGCAAAAGGTAAATTGGGCGCGTCAAGGATCAGTGGCCCCAGGAGAAAAGCCGCACAGTGGCCGGATGTGAACGAGAGATCGAAAAAAATGAGAACCACAACAGAGTGGAGACCCCGGGCGTTCAACCTTAGGGGAAATCGCCACGTTCAAGCATATCTGCCAAAGGCAGCATAGCTTTAGCGCACGCGGTTGTTCACAACGCGCCAGTTGGAAAAGCCCTGCACTGGGCCGCTTGATCAGGATTGTTGGCTGTTGCCAGCTCCCGTTTCAAATCAGTCAAGCCGAGGCGAGTTCCACCTCGGCCATCGCGGGCACTGTGCTTGCCTGGGCTGCTTTCCCGCTGGTGATGGCGTCGATAATTCGCGGATAGTCGCAGCCGTGCTTGTCGGCAAGCGTTTTCCACCAGTCGTCGGTCTCGAAAACCTCCCGCGCCGCATTGGCGTGCTTCAGTGCCAGATCCCGCTCACCGAGCGCCGCGTGGCACTGACCGACATAGAGATGACCGAAAGCGTGGTCGGGATATTTGTCGACAACGTTTTTCATGTAGTGCAGCGCGATGTCGTAACGCCCGATTTTCATATTGTGGTTTTCGACAAAATTGACCCGCAACTGGGTTTCGTAGGCAAAGGCCTCAAGCTTCACGGGATCGATTCCCGGAGCCCGTATAACTGACTTCGTCGCGACGAAATTCTCATTGGCTGTGTTTTCGATGTATCCGTTTTCAACACAGATATCGTAGAGTCGGCTGCCGAAGATCGGGATCGCCAGATAGATATGGATCCAGTCAAACCCGTTCTCGAGCAGCATTTCGAGCGTTTCCTGCCGGTGTTCGTCCTGCTCGCCAGGTAGACCGGTGACGATGAAAACATGGGACCGCACGCCGTGCTTGCGCAGCGCCTCCACCGCGGGCTTGATCAGCTTCTTCTTCAGTGGTTTTTTAATGATGTTGTTGAGCACATGGTCCGAGCCGGACTCGACGGCAAGCGCGACGGCCGAGACGCCTGCCTCGGCCAGCAGTTTCGCCATCTCGTCGTCAATCGCGTAAACCGCGGCGCCATTCGGGAACTCGCATCGGATCCCGAGTTTCGCCAGTTCCCGAAGCAGACGCCTGGCGCGATCCTTGTCGTGAAAGAAGTGATCATCCTCAAGCATGAGAACGGTCATGCCGAATTCATCGCGCATGCGCTTGGCGTCCGCCACAACGCGTTCGACCGACATGAAACGGACCTCGCGGCCATGCAGGGACGGGTTGGAACAGAACACGCAGAGAAATGGACAGCCGCGGGAGGTGTGGATTGCCATTTCCCGCTTAGGCTGGTCGGTGTAGCGCTTGTCGATGCCGCGCTGATTGTAATTGTCCAGATCGATGATCGAATAGTTCATCGGCGGGATGTCATCGAGATCGGCGATGAAATCATGTGCAGGGAATTTCCCGCGCTCGATACCGGCCCGATCAATCCAGGAGCGGTGGGTCGCGATCACTTGCATCGGGTCGTCTGAATCGATCAGCGTCTTGAGCGGAAGTTCACCCTCACCCTTGCAGATGGCGTCGAGATCCGGGCAGGTTTCGAGCATCAGCTTGTAGGCGGCTGAAGGCAGTCCTCCGCCGGCAATGGTAAGGATCGCCGGGTTGAAATCCTTGACACCCTTTACCAGGCTCTGGATGTAGCCGGACGATGAATTGAACAGCGCAGAGACGCCGACGATATCGGGTTCGAAATCTTCCAGGACCGCCTGCAGCTCGGCATTGAAGACTTCCTGGTGCGCTTCCACCGTCTGGGTTTCCACCAACCGCTTCAGCGTCACATTGAGATCGACCAGCCGCATTTCGCCCAACTGCTCGCAATGCTTGGTGAGATAAGCCTGCATCGACAAAATTCCGTAAGGAATGGTGAAGGCGGGCAACACGGCGGCACGATGCTTGTCGAGATAGTCGTTCGCGTTGAAATAGGGTGGAATGATAAAGAGCAGTTTTTTCACTGGTCAGACTCCCGGTGCGCGGCTGGACCAATTGTCGCCGCCTATGGTCGGTTTATGAACAGTCATCATAGACGCCCCTCGAGCAGTGGAATCGGAAACATCATCGTGTTGAGTATGTCATAATACTCTGCTGCTGATGTAGCGCCGCCAATCTCCATGTCCATCTTGAGATCTTTCTCGTGAAGCCCGACAAAATGCGGGAGGTCGGAGCGATGCTTGTATTTTGGATCAAATGACGCAAGAGCCTCCTTGCCACGCCATTCAATGATTGCCTTCCGATAACCTTCCTTGCGTTCTTCAAAGAGCGCGCGATCAAAGTGCCCTTCGCAGTTCCGAGCGCAGGCTTTGATGAAGTTGTCTTCCCACCCGGTGATTTCGATCCCCTGCTCCTGTTTGAACGCTTCGATCACATGGCCAATCTGTGCCGTGAGTCCAAGCTCCACAGGAAACGGGAAATTCGAGGCTTCCATGTGGCCGTCCATTTCAGTGCGGAAGACCTTGAACAACTCCTTAGCTGCGTTCGCATCGCGCAAGCCCATGCTGTTTGATGCCTTGCAGGCGCCAAATACCGACATCGGGCGCTCAAAATACACAAAGGCGCTGGCCACCATAAGCGTTCGGCAGATGTTGTCGTAATCGACAATCGGATGGCCGAAATACTGTCCAGTGAAGGTATCGCGGATATCGTCGAGCAGAGCCCGTTTGACCGCACCGTGATAGACACCATATGGACAACTTGGACGGTCAGATGCCTCTTGCCAGAAGAACAGCTTGCGGATCATGTCTTCCTTCTTGAGACCCACCAGATGGCTTCCAGTCGGCATGGTGGTGTTTTCGCGGCCTGTACGGGCGTCTGGCCAGGTGAAATAGAGCCGCCCCCAGGTCAGCGTGTCGACATTGGGGACTCTGGACATGGTGACCCGAAGCACTTCGCACAATTCGGGGTCGAGATAGTCATCATCCCCAATGAAACTGATCCATTCGCCGGATGTTTGAGGAACCATACGCTCCCAGTTGGCCCTCATCGACAGGACTTGGTCTTCCGGTGGCAGCAACTTCAGACGGTGATCAGCCGCTTCGGCGGCAAATTGTGCCAATGGGGCTGGGTCGTCAGAGTTGTCTGCGAGAACCACCTCGAAGTCTTGCCGTTCCGACATGAGCATCGCCCGCACCGCAGATATGGCGTAAACCTGCCGGTTGCGGGTTGGTATGCAAATGGACAGCATGGTCATGCCGCAAACGCCTGTCTTCCGGAGGCCACATGCTCAACTGGCATCACGAAACTCTGGGCAAAGCGGTAGAATTCTGACGGAGTGGCAGCTTTGAGCCTGCTTTCGCGAATATAGATGCTCCCCTTGAACACACCGCAAAGTTGGTTTTGCGAGTTGGATGGAACGAACACTTCCGGCGGGTTGAAATGCTTGCTCCAAGCCCCGCCTTCGAAGGCTGCGAAGCCCCGACGCAGACCTTCCACCTTGATTTCGTATTCCTCAACAGTTCGCGACGACAGGCATTCATGCACGGCGGCATGGGCGAAATTCTCCTGGAAGCCTTCATTGTCGACGTCATACTTGCGGCAGAACCACCACGTTGCCGCGGCAATGGATGAGATGATGGCGAGGCCCGGCAGTCTGGGTGAAAACGGAAAGTCGTCTTCCTGAATTGGTTGGCCATCCCCCAGTTCACGATAGAAATCGTCAGCCAGCTTCTTCATGAGCTCAAACGACTGGGTGCTGGCCGAATTGGAAGCTCCGCAGGCGCCAAGAACCGAGAGCGGTCGTTGGCAGTGCACCAGTGTCTTGGCTTCGCGGATCACCTTGCAACTGTTGTCAAAATCAACTGTCGGATGCTCAAAATAGCGATTGGAGTATTTTCGCTTGATCCGCTCCATCAGTGAGCGCCGCACCGCGCCATGGTAGATCCCAAAACCGCAGGAGGGACGTTTCTCCCGCTGGCTCCAGCGGAACAGGTGATCGTGGAGAATTCTCTTTTTGGGGATGTAGGTCTCGTGACCGGTAGGTACAGATGCGAGCGTGGCAATGGTCCTGTTGTCGGGCCAATTGTAACTCATCCGCGCCCAGCTGACGGCTTCAAGGTCGTTGTACTCCCTTTCGTACCGGCGCAAGATCTGAATGAGGCTTGGCTCAATGTGATCGTCATCGCCGATGATGGTCACCCACCTGCCGCCGACCTCAGCCACGGTGCGTTCCCAATTGTCGACCATTGACAGGACGTTCTGCTCCGGCGGCAGAAGTCGAAAGCGGTCATCTTTCAAGTGGTTGCGAAAGAAATCATCAAGGATTGCAGGATCGTCTGAATTGTCGGCGACAAGGACTTCGAAGTCCGTTTCGCGCGATTCCGCGATCGCCTTGAGCGCTTCGATGCAATAGCTCTGCCGGTTCCGCGTCGGAATGCAGATCGTAAAATACACCAAAACAGATGCTCCCATTTGCCATCACGCGCCTTGTTTCTCGCAAGATTAGCTTGTGTGACGCTGACTCGCTGTCGGAAAGAGATGGGCACCGCTGCCGGCCAATCCGGTTTCCGCAGGACATCCGGTGGCATCAGGCTGTGACATCAGCTCCAGAATTTGCCGGGCTGAAACAGATTATCGGAGTCTGCCTGGGTCAAATTACGGATCGCATTGGATTGTCGGAGCCTGGTCGAGATCGGGATAATAAGTCTCAAAATGGGCGAGGCTGCCCTTGGAAGCCGATTGTGCCTCTTGTAAGCCAGTGTAGCGGGCGCATGACCCGCCCTGTAACGCCGCATGCCAGTCTCGCGGTGTCTGGCCGAGGGTGGTGGCGAAGTTGTGTGTTCGTTTCGGCCGCGCCATGGTTGATCGCCAAAGCGTGCGAAACGCGGCGAGCGAGCGTTCAGGCGTTTTGATCTCGCTGACTTCCTTGCATGCTGCCTCGCCCATCCGGCTGACATCATGAGGGTGCTCGAGCATCCAGTTCAGCAGCTCAACGGCATGGTCGACTGATTGCGCCACCAGACCGGTTTTACCATCGCGCACGATTGCCAGTTCGCATGGATTGGCCAGCACCAAAGGCGCGCAACCAAGTGACATGGCCTCGACCAGCGCGTTCTCAGCCGTGCCGAAATGGAATGGTTGCAACAGATACAGAAAAATCGAGGTCTCAAGAAGGGCGTCCCTCGGGTCATCGCTGTGGCCGCGCAGCCGAAAACGTTCAGGATGCGTCATCTCGGCAATGGCGTTGTGTACCGGGCTTAAGGCATCCACACCGCCCCAGACATCGACCGCTGCATCGCTGTGCACGATCCGGTCGATGACATCCATCATTGCGGGATTCATCTTGGTGAACTCGACCGTGCCCAGATAGCTGATCCCGCGTCCATTTCGTTTCCGTTGTTGGTTCCCGTCCGTGCTGGCATACCCGAAGCCGCTGTTGATCACTTCGGTGCGGGCAACGGCTTCCGTCTTCAATCCGGCCAGGTTGCCGGCAAGCCTGGAGCACTCGGACGTAAAGACGAACTGGTCCGCCGTTTCGATCAGGCCCGTGGGTATGAAAGGCGCGTTGATCCCTGACACATGGCTCCAGAGCACGGTGCGCATTGCGGGCAGGGGTGAGCCGGCCAGAAGGCCACACATCAACGGATGGTTCCACCATTCGAACTGAACCAGGTCGGCGCTGCTCATCAGATCGCGAACCAGTCCCATGTCTTGGGCGATGCTCACCGCTGCGCCGCTGCGGCGGATGGCATCGACATGGCGGGTATCACGCGGCGCTTCCAGAAGCACATAATGACGCTCGTCAGCCTGCTTGTCCGCCTCGCAGAGTGCCGCATGCGCCTTGCCCACACCTCCGCCCAGATGGGGGGTGATGTGGAGGATTTTCATTCTGCCGCGACGGGCGAGGGAATGCGCTTGGCGCCCGGAGCCTTGATGTCCGGATCGAGCTTCACCATCTCGCGAAACCGCTCAAGCAGCATCGGGCGATGGGCGTCGACATTGTCGGGAAGGCAATGGCTGAGCTGACCGCAACTGCCGCAGGTTCCGTTCTCGCAACGCCGTCCCTCAAGATGCTGCAGCCGCAGCGCGTTCATCTTGTCGGAGTTCCAGACCTGCTTGATCGACTGCGTCTTCACATCGCCGATGATCAGATCACGCGCCCAGTCGAGGAAGCAGGAACTCACCAACCCATCAGGATTGACCGACATGCTGTAGAAAATATAGGGGCAGGTTTCAGTGTTGCTGATTTCCTGCTGGTAGATGCCCTTCTCGATTTTCACGCCAGTGTGCTTCTCAATGTCGAACTCGGGCCAGCAGGGCGCAAAGTTCTCGACAAAGATCCGGTCGCAATGGTCGCCGAAGGTGTCGAAGAATTTTTCGCGTTCGCCAGGCTCCAGCAACTCGCCGGGGATCTTGATCGAGATCTCCATGTCGCCCTTGTTGGCATAGACCCATTTGACGTTTTCAACGAAGCCGTCGAAATCGAAATTGAACTTGGTAAAGCGCTGATAGGTGTTCTTGTTCATGCCGTCGACGGAGATGTTGATCTTGTCGAGACCGGCTTCAATCACAGGTCCCATCCGCTCGGGCGTCAGGAAGGTGCCGTTGGTGGTGGTGTCGATATAGTCGACATGGCCGCTTTGTTTGGCATAGGCGATCATGTCCGCCAGACGCTTGTTCAGGAACGGCTCACCATCCTTGTACATGCGGAGCACCTTGATGGGTTTGCCGAATTCACCCAGGTCGTCGATGATCTTGGTGAAAAGATCATACTTCATCGCGCCCTGAAAACGGCCGGTGTCAGCGATCATGCCACGGTGTCCGGTGGGGCAGAATGTGCATTTGAAATTGCAGGCGCTGGATGGATCCACGAACACCACAAAGGGGGTTTCCAGCGGAATGACGGTTTCCAGTGCGGTCCTGTCCTCAAGATTGATCCGAGGTTTCAGTTGAGCTTTCATGACCGGGCTTCCTTTTCGGGCATTCTAACAGCAAAATTCGGCACGCCAACCACAGCCGGGGGGTCGCGCGGATGCGGCTGATGTTCGCCAAACTCGAGCAAATCGCGACGTCCGTACCGGTCGGCGATGCTTTCGGCGAACTCACGAATGCTCACGGGTCGACCTGAACAGACATTGATTGCGCCAACCTGACCAGTGTCAATCACATCCGCTACCGCTGCGCCTGCGGCCGCGACATCGAGATAATCGCGCAATTGGGTACCTGCCCCTAGTTTCGCCGGCTTTCCAGCCGCAAGGCAGTGGTTGAGATAGGGATACAAGCGTTTGTCGTTCTCACCCTCACCGAACAGGTAGAACAGCCTGCACCAGGAGAACCGCATATTGGCGGTCTTTAAAAACCCGTCCAAAATCTCGAAAAGAGCCAGTTTGCAGGTGCCATAAACGGTCGTGGGCACTGTCGGGGAATCTATGGAAAGCCGCTCGGAAGGCAGTGCATATTCCATGCAGGTGCCAAGCCCGACAAAATGCTGCACCCCTGCTGCCACTGCCCCTTGCGCCATCTTGAAGGTGCCCGCAACGCAGGCCGCGTTTTGCTCGGAATCAAGATAGT
The DNA window shown above is from Hoeflea phototrophica DFL-43 and carries:
- a CDS encoding ABC transporter ATP-binding protein is translated as MSFLLGKDMTGGYGAADILHNCTIGVERGEIAVVVGPNGAGKSTAMKAVFGMLDLRAGKVTMEGEDITSLSPQARVQKGMGFVPQNNNVFRSMSVEENLEMGAFIRTDDARDTMAQVFDLFPILKEKRNQPAGELSGGQRQQVAVGRALMTQPKVLMLDEPTAGVSPIVMDELFDRIIEIARSGIAILMVEQNAKQALNIADKGYVLAQGANLYTNTGEALLNDPDVRKAFLGG
- a CDS encoding B12-binding domain-containing radical SAM protein; protein product: MKKLLFIIPPYFNANDYLDKHRAAVLPAFTIPYGILSMQAYLTKHCEQLGEMRLVDLNVTLKRLVETQTVEAHQEVFNAELQAVLEDFEPDIVGVSALFNSSSGYIQSLVKGVKDFNPAILTIAGGGLPSAAYKLMLETCPDLDAICKGEGELPLKTLIDSDDPMQVIATHRSWIDRAGIERGKFPAHDFIADLDDIPPMNYSIIDLDNYNQRGIDKRYTDQPKREMAIHTSRGCPFLCVFCSNPSLHGREVRFMSVERVVADAKRMRDEFGMTVLMLEDDHFFHDKDRARRLLRELAKLGIRCEFPNGAAVYAIDDEMAKLLAEAGVSAVALAVESGSDHVLNNIIKKPLKKKLIKPAVEALRKHGVRSHVFIVTGLPGEQDEHRQETLEMLLENGFDWIHIYLAIPIFGSRLYDICVENGYIENTANENFVATKSVIRAPGIDPVKLEAFAYETQLRVNFVENHNMKIGRYDIALHYMKNVVDKYPDHAFGHLYVGQCHAALGERDLALKHANAAREVFETDDWWKTLADKHGCDYPRIIDAITSGKAAQASTVPAMAEVELASA
- a CDS encoding branched-chain amino acid ABC transporter permease — encoded protein: MSNSIRISSLFALMAILLVTVGVVQSPSLALAILNLCLISAIMALGVNIQWGYAGLLNVGIMGFAAFGGVAAVLVSMEPVSATIAVGGPGIMVAIAVVAVTIALIVWVYKTMKGRRRSVLVTIIAVCGYFGARYFFDPAVEAIESIDSAATGYLGGLGLPIIVSWLVGGLFAGGAAWLIGKVSLGLRSDYLAIATLGISEIIIAVLKNEDWLTRGVKNVTGLPRPYPVPYEVEIQQSPVFQSWAAYFEMSAVELSSIVVKLAYTGLFAIVLLILLFLCETALRSPWGRMMRAIRDNETAAEAMGKDVKGRHLQVFVLGSAVVGIAGAMLTTLDGQFTPGTYNPLRFTFLIWAMVIIGGSGNNWGAVLGGFLVWFFWVEAEPVGLWFIDQMTSGMDEANPLRLHLLDSAAYMRLMAMGVIMLLVLRFAPRGLIPESRR
- a CDS encoding ABC transporter substrate-binding protein; this translates as MKNLLITTALTAVLMASAASAEDVKIGVILGFTGPIESLTPGMGASGELAMKEVSDSGKFLGGSTVTPVRGDSTCVDAAAASAAAERLITSDNVSAIFGADCSGVTGAILQNVARPNGIVMISPSATSPALSDAEDDGLFFRTAPSDARQGQVLADVLKEKGVTSVALTYTNNDYGKGLAESIKTNAEAAGIKITIDSSHEDGKGDYSAEVGALAQAGGDVLIVAGYLDQGGKGIIQAALDSGAFETFVLPDGMVGDSLPASIGDGLNGSYGTIAGTDSEGAAMFNKMAEGAGIKIDAYVGESYDAAALIMLAMQAAGSSNSADFKSKVMDVANAPGEKILPGELGKALELLAEGKDIDYVGATNVELIGAGESAGSFREILVDGGKITTAKFR
- a CDS encoding ABC transporter ATP-binding protein, translating into MIVVENLHKNFGGIRAVDNASLTIRTGSITGLIGPNGAGKTTLFNVIAGHYRPTSGRVLLDGKDITGLSPHELFAQGVLRTFQIAHEFSTLTVRENLMMVPPHQSGETLFKAWTQPGLVRREEEKNRAKAEEVIEFLEISHVADELAGNLSGGQKKLLELGRTMMVDAKIVFLDEVGAGVNRTLLGTIGDAILRLNRERGYTFCMIEHDMDFISRLCDPVICMAEGTVLAEGTAEDIKKNEEVIEAYLGTGLKNKPAKAAVQ
- a CDS encoding glycosyltransferase gives rise to the protein MTMLSICIPTRNRQVYAISAVRAMLMSERQDFEVVLADNSDDPAPLAQFAAEAADHRLKLLPPEDQVLSMRANWERMVPQTSGEWISFIGDDDYLDPELCEVLRVTMSRVPNVDTLTWGRLYFTWPDARTGRENTTMPTGSHLVGLKKEDMIRKLFFWQEASDRPSCPYGVYHGAVKRALLDDIRDTFTGQYFGHPIVDYDNICRTLMVASAFVYFERPMSVFGACKASNSMGLRDANAAKELFKVFRTEMDGHMEASNFPFPVELGLTAQIGHVIEAFKQEQGIEITGWEDNFIKACARNCEGHFDRALFEERKEGYRKAIIEWRGKEALASFDPKYKHRSDLPHFVGLHEKDLKMDMEIGGATSAAEYYDILNTMMFPIPLLEGRL
- a CDS encoding branched-chain amino acid ABC transporter permease translates to MEILNALALLSNFLVIPALAYGSQLALGALGVTLIYGILRFSNFAHGEMMAFGTMTVILVTWFLQAQGISLGFLPTELLALPFGILGTVLLALGTDRIVYRFHRAKKSPPVIFLIVSLAVMFFYSGLIRFIIGPDDRNMGDGARFIFTAREFREWSGLDEGIALRTTQGITVVVTLICVAALFWFLNRTRAGKSMRAYSDNEDLALLSGVNPERVVLIAWTLAAALATIAGTMYGLDKTFKPFIYLQLLLPIFASAIVGGLGSPIGAVAGGFVIAFSEITVTFAYKRVLTYLTPGDYVPDGLVQLLSTEYKFAVSFVILVVVLLVRPTGIFRGQSV